GAATTTAAAAGAATCTAAAACTTGATGAGTTGGCATTCGGAATGTATAATTGACTTGAGACTAGCACGTGACGAAGTCGCCAAACTTCCGCGACCCgttcatttaaaaaatgtaggTCGCAAATTTATCTCTCGCTTCTCGATCATGTAAACAAATTGACAAGCCGGAAACAATCTGCAACGTGTAACGGCACTCAAAATGGAATAAACTCGAGGTCCTCGGAGGCAGTTCTACACATATGTACCTATAATTAAGTCGGTAGGTGTGCGAGGTATGGGCGTAACGTACTAGCCGAATACAGGTTGGACAGTTCGTTTTAATCAAACTGACAAGACCTCGTTTCGGAGAAGAGACGAGATGTTGGATTACGCCTGTTCAACGAACGGTAAGACAGGAAGGGGACATCGCGATATAAGGCAACATTTCGGGTAGGACGTTGGCCCGCCTCTCGAGCCGAATAAAATAGTTCGAGCAGGTTGTTCCGAAAATCAGTCGTTCGGTGGATTTTACCGGTATCGCACATCCACATATCAGCGATAGAGTATAATTCGCGATGCGAGGTTTTTCCATCGTCGTTGCGTGCCTCGTAAGTTTTGGCTGGGATCAAATTTTCGCGGCACGCGGTCCGATTCAGGAGGCGTTCCAGAACGGCTTGGCCGCACAATATCGGCCGGAAGACTGCGTCTGGAGGAGAGAATACGAGCACCGTTGTCCGGACCCCGACATCCATGTTTATCTGCACAAACTCGGAAAGGAGAGAATAGAGCTGCAACAAGGTTCCGAAGAGTCTCGCGATTGGCTTAACAACGTCAATTTCGATCCAGGCCTGGACAATGTATTCCTGATCCACGGATTCAACGGAGGTGACGGTGTCATGCCCACGGCAGTTCTGAGAGATGCCTACGTCCGGAACGGAAGCTACAACGTCTTCGCCGTCGATTGGGGTGCGATGGTGAAGTCACCCTGTTACCCGGCAGCAGTTGCGAACATTCGTTTCGTCGGCAGCTGCCTCGCCAAGGTCTTGACGAACCTTCGTGACCTAGGAATGTCGGTGCCGAGGACAAGTTGCGTCGGTCACTCTTTGGGGGCGCATCTTTGCGGCGTGATAGCGAATTATCTGCCCTTTCGATGGGAACGTATCTTCGGTCTCGACCCTGCGAGACCGTTAATATCTCCAAGCCGATTGAACAGGCTTGATATAACGGACGCTAAATTTGTCTGCGCGGTACGCACCAATACCGGTTACTACGGCGATTCATTGCCGGTAGGTCACGTCGACATGTGCGCAAACGGTGGCAAAGCACAACCGTCTTGCTCGAGCGCCGGAAGGCCGGAGCTCTGCAGCCATAATTGGTCGCTGTGCTTCATGGCTGACAGCCTCGACGGACGCAGTGAATTGTACACCGAACCTTGCTCTGCACGGTGTCCACCGCTCCGTAGAATCGGACCTAGGGGTAAGAATTCGCTGGTTATCGGACATAACATGCCCGACAAGACCAGGGGAACCTATTGCGTGTCGACCGACGATTTCCCTTATTGTCCAAAGAGTGATAACGACAGAGGCGACGAGAGATGCTGTCACCTGTAATTCgagtataattttgttttcgaaGACTAGAGCCATGGAGACTAGGGTACAGGAGTCCGATTTCTATTGAAGAGCATACGAAAAAATCGttctcgaaaatttgtcgTTTAATAGTTTTAGATTTCATCAAAAGCAGCGTTGTCATCGTAAAGTTTCGACGTGAAGTTGGTGAGAATTgattatataggtatatgtatggAAACATCGACAGTGACCGATATGAAATTGGGTATTTgcatgatttttatatttcttaacttttgatgttttttgattctataaatttttttagaatttttgaaaaaaaaatattttgtttttgtttaaaagtatttaaataatttaatagataaaaaaaaggcaatatttaaatgaataagTAGCTCCATCTCGCGTATGTGACGTCACaatgctgaatttttttgaaatttttagcgCCAAGTTCTCCTGTAAGCACGCCGTACGTGTAATCAGCTGTTGCTCTGTGTTGTGATTGATGAAAAGAACGTCTGATAGTGCTGTTTATTATAAACTAaagttattaaattatttaatatgtcattaaaaaacaatttttgttggTGTATAGTACCAACTTGTAAAAATACTCAAACTAATGCTTGCTTAACATTCTTAGTATAATAACATTGACGTGATCATAACCTCCACACAATTATCCGtgtgagttaaaaaaaaaaaaacaccacacaaaaattgatttctattttaattattttcaccaaagTCTGACATTAATTATACAATGTATCAAACttaaagtttaaaaaact
The Neodiprion fabricii isolate iyNeoFabr1 chromosome 5, iyNeoFabr1.1, whole genome shotgun sequence genome window above contains:
- the LOC124182828 gene encoding phospholipase A1 member A-like gives rise to the protein MRGFSIVVACLVSFGWDQIFAARGPIQEAFQNGLAAQYRPEDCVWRREYEHRCPDPDIHVYLHKLGKERIELQQGSEESRDWLNNVNFDPGLDNVFLIHGFNGGDGVMPTAVLRDAYVRNGSYNVFAVDWGAMVKSPCYPAAVANIRFVGSCLAKVLTNLRDLGMSVPRTSCVGHSLGAHLCGVIANYLPFRWERIFGLDPARPLISPSRLNRLDITDAKFVCAVRTNTGYYGDSLPVGHVDMCANGGKAQPSCSSAGRPELCSHNWSLCFMADSLDGRSELYTEPCSARCPPLRRIGPRGKNSLVIGHNMPDKTRGTYCVSTDDFPYCPKSDNDRGDERCCHL